The Sphingosinicella flava genome includes the window CCTGAGCGCCGCCTTGTCCATCAGCAGGCTTGGCCCCTCGGTGCGCTCGAACAGCATCGTATCGCGGCGGCGCCCGCCATCGGTGAGCGCGGCGTAGAGCGCCAGCCGGTCGGGGCTGGCCGCCAGCGTGCGCTGAAAGAGGCGCGCCTCCAATCCCGTCACAATTGCCTGCCGACGGCGCGCACGATGGGGGCCAGGCTGTCCATCAGCGCCTGAAATTGATCCGGGTAGAGCGATTGCGCCCCGTCCGAGAGCGCGGCGGCGGGATTTTCATGGACCTCGACCAGGATGCCGTCCGCGCCGCACGCGGCGGCGGCGAGCGCCATCGGGGTGACGAGGTCGCGGATGCCGGTCCCATGCGACGGATCGACCAGCACCGGCAGGTGGCTGCGCTGCTTGAGATAGGGAATGGCGTTCAGGTCCAGCGTGTTGCGGGTCGCGGTTTCGAAGGTGCGGATGCCGCGTTCGCACAGGATCACCTGATCGTTGCCGGCCGCGAGCAGATATTCGGCGGCGAGCAGAAGCTCCTCGATCCGCGCGGACATGCCGCGTTTCAGCACCACCGGCTTGCCCGATTTGCCGACCGCCCGCAGCAAGGCGAAATTCTGCATGTTGCGCGCCCCGATCTGGAGCGCGTCGGCCTTTTCGGCGACAAGATCGAGATCGGCGGTGTCCATGATTTCGGTGACGACGGGCAGCCCCGTTTCGTCGCCGATGTCGCGCAGAATCTGAAGCCCCTCGGGGCCGTGGCCGCTAAAGCCGTAAGGGCTGGTGCGCGGCTTGTAGGCCCCGGCGCGCAAGGCGCAGGCGCCGGAACGCTGGACGGCGGCGGCGCTGTTGCGGAGCTGCTCGCGGCTTTCGACGGCGCAGGGGCCGGCGATCACGCGGAAGGCGGCGCCCCCGAACGCGACGCCGCCGATCCGCACGATGGTGTCGTAGGGATGAAGCTCCCGGCTCGCGAGCTTGTAGGGCGCGAGCACCGGCTTCACCGATTCCACCGACGGGTCGCCTTCCAGGCTGAGCCCGGCAAGCACCCGCTCGTCGCCGAGCGCGCCGAGAACGACGCGCTCGCTGCCCGGCATGTGCAAGGGCTTGAGGCCCGCATCCGCGATGCGGGCGAGGATGTTTTGCGCGGCTTCGGGCGACGCGCCGGGCTTCAGGACGATGATCATTGTCGAGGCTTTCGATAAGGTGGTGAGAACGAAAAAAAGCCCGCCGGAGGGGCGGGCCATGCTGTGAAAAAGAAGGGTCTCCCTTTAGCGGGAAGACCGCGTCACAACGGCGCGCCGGGGGCGGATGCGGACCGCCAGCGCCACCAGATGACGGGCGCGCGGAGCCCGGCGGCGGAGGCCGCGGCGAAGCTCAGAAAGGCGCCCATTGCTGTCATGCCCTTAAGGCTGTCAGGGCATCGCCCGCGCGTCAAGCCGGTTTTCGATCGAAGGAAAAAGACACGAACAAGGCGCTTGACGGCGCGGCGCGAAACTGTGAGGTACGCGGCCATGCCTTTTGCGCAATCCCTTTCCGGCACCGTCCCGGCCGATCTTCCGGCTGCGGGGCTTTGCGCGCGCGCGGCATCGCAGGCTTGGCTCTGGTGGTGGGATGCATCCCCCGCGGCGGCCGCCCTGCATCGATGGTGAAGACGACTTTCCAAGCGTCCTTTTCCTAAGACCAGGCCCGCCCTTCCGGCGGGCTTTTTGTTTTTGATCGCCATCATCCGAGGTTCCTATGCAAACTCTCACCGCGCCGTTGCCGACCGCGCCCGTTTCCGCTCTCCTCGCCCGGCTTCGCGACGGCCGGGCGCTCACCGCGGACGATGCCGAAACGCTGTTCGCGGCGCTCGCGGGGGGCCGGCTTGACGAGGCCGACATCGAAACCCTGCTCGTGTCGCTGCGCCGCAAGGGCGAGACGGCGGAGGAATTGATCGGCGCCGCCCGCGCGCTTCGCGATGCCGCCCTGCCGTTCGAGCGGCCCGATTACCTGTTCGCCGATACATGTGGCACGGGCGGGGACGGCACGGGCACGATCAACGTGTCGACGGCGGTCGCCTTCGTTGCCGCCAGCGCTGGGCTTCCCATCGTCAAGCATGGCAACCGCTCCGTCACGTCCCGCTGCGGATCGGCCGATGTGCTGGAACAGCTCGGCGTCCGCCTCGACCCCAGCCCCGCCGTTTCCCGCCGCGCGCTCGACGAAACCGGCATCTGCTTCCTGCTGGCGCCGCTCTACCATCCCGGCCTCGCCCACGCCGCGCCGGTTCGCCGCCGGCTCAAATGCCGGACGATCATGAACGCGCTCGGCCCCTGCCTCAATCCCGCCCGGCCGCCGGTCCAATTGCTCGGCGTGTCCGAACCCGGCCTGATGCAGCCGGTGGCGGCGACCCTCGCCGCGCTCGGCGTGCGGTCCGCGCTCGTCGTCCACGGCGCGGGCATGGACGAAGTCGCGCTGCACCGGCCGTCCGACGCGATCCGGCTGACGGACGGCAAGACGGAATGCTTCACCATCGATCCGGCGGAACTCGGCCTGGAGCCAACGCCGCTTGCCGCCGTCGAGGGCGGAAGCCCGGAGGAGAATGCCGCCCGGCTGAAGGCCCTGCTGTCGGGCGGCGGCGGCGAGGCCGAAAAAAGGATCGTCGCCCTCAATTGCGGCGCGTTGCTGGCGGCGGCGGGCGTCGCCTTCGACCTTCGTTCGGGCTATGCCCTGGCCGCCGACGCCCTCGCCTCCGGCGCGCCCTACCAAACCCTGCTGGCCTTTGCGGAGGCGACGCATGCGTGATCCCGGCGGGGTGCTCGGCAAGATCGTCGCGCGCAAGGCAATCGACGTGGCGGCGCGCCTCGGCGGGGCGGATATCGGGGCGCTGCGCGCCCGCGCGGTGCCGACAACCAAGAATCTGGGTGCGGCCCTGGCGCGGCCCGGCGCGCGTTTCATCATGGAGGTGAAGCGCCATTCCCCCTCGCGCGGCGTCCTGCGGCACGCGGTCGATCCCGCCGCGATGGCGCGCGCTTATTCCGGTGCGGCGGATGCGATCAGCGTCCTCACCGACACGCCTTTTTTCGGCGGCTCGCTCGACGACTTGCGGGCGGTGCGCGCGGTCTTTTCCGGCCCGATCCTCGCCAAGGATTTCGTGATCGACCCGCGCCAGGTGGTCGAGGCGCGGCTGAACGGCGCCGATGCCGTGCTCGCCATGCTGTCGGTGCTGGACGACGATGAAGCCGCGGCCATCATGGCCGAAGCGGCGCGGCTGAACATGTCCGTTCTCGTCGAAACGCATGACGAGGCGGAAGTCGCGCGCGCGGTCGCGCTCGGCGCGAGGATCATCGGGATCAACAATCGCGATCTCACATCGATGACGACCGACCTTGCCGTCACCGAGCGGCTTGCCCCCCTCATTCCCGCCGACCGGCTGGTGGTGTCCGAATCCGGGATCGAAGACCGCGCGGACGCACTGCGGCTTGGCGGCCTGTGCGACGCCTTCCTGGTCGGATCGTCCCTCATGGCGGCGCCGAACCCCGGCTTGGCGGCACGCGAACTGGCATTTGGGCGGGTCAAGATTTGCGGCCTCACCAACACCCGCGATGCCACCGCCGCGGCGATCGCGGGCGCGGCCTATGGCGGCATCATCCTCGCCACGGGAAGCCCGCGCGTGGTATCCCGCAACGTCGGCGAAAGGATCGCGCGGCGGGTGCGCGAAGGCGGCGCGGAGGCGGTCGCCGTCTTCCAGAACCACGATATCGGCTTCGTTTCCGAAACCGCGCACGCCATGCAGGCCGCCGCCGTGCAGCTTCATGGCGGCGAGGACGAGGCCTATGTGCAGGCCTTGCGAAAGCGGCTGCCCGGCCATGTCGAATTGTGGGGCGCGGCGGGTGTCGCGGGAAGCCTTCCGAGGCCCCGGCCGGGTTTCGACCGCACGCTCTACGATACCCAGATCGGCGTCCGCACCGGCGGCACCGGCATGCCGTTCGATTGGCGGCACCTGGAGGGCCGCGACCTGGGGCGGGACGTGCTGGCCGGGGGTATCCGGCCCGCCAATGTCCGGCGGGCCGCGCGCTATGGCGCCTATGCGATCGATATCGGTTCCGGCGTCGAGGCGGCGCCGGGCCGCAAGGATCCCGCGAAGCTCACCGCCTTGTTCGCTGCGCTGCGCATTCCGTCCCGAGGAGAAGACCAATGTTGATGTCCGGCCGCTTCGGCGCGTTCGGTGGCATGTATGTGCCCGAAATCCTGATGCCCGCTCTGGAGGAGCTCGAAGCCGCCTTCCTCGCGGCGCGGGAGGATGCCGGCTTCCAGGCCGAATTGTCGCGACTGCTCTGCACCTATGCCGGGCGGCCGACGCCGCTCACCCTGTGCCGCAATTTGGGCGGAGAGGGAACGCGCATCTACCTGAAGCGCGAAGACCTGCTCCACGGCGGCGCGCACAAGACCAATCAGGTGCTGGCGCAAGGGCTGCTCGCCAAGCGGATGGGCAAAAGCCGCATCATCGCGGAAACCGGCGCCGGACAGCACGGCGTGGCGACGGCGCTGGCGGGCGCGCTGTTCGGCCTGGAAACCCGAATCTACATGGGCGCGCACGATGTCGAACGGCAGAAACTGAACGTCTTCCGCATGCGATTGATGGGCGCGGAAGTCGTGCCGGTCACCGCGGGCGGGCAAACCTTGAAGGATGCGGTGAACGAGGCGCTGCGCGACTGGACGGCGAGTTTCGGCGACACCCACTATCTGCTCGGAACCGTCGCGGGCCCGCACCCCTTCCCCTTCATGGTTCGCGAATTTCAGAGGATCATCGGGGCGGAAGCGCGGGCGCAGATCCTGAAGGAGGAAGGGCGCCTTCCCGACGCGGTGATCGCCAGCGTCGGGGGCGGATCCAACGCGATCGGCATTTTCACCGATTTCGTCGACGATCCCGGTGTGCGCCTGATCGGCGTCGAGGCGGCGGGCAAGGGCCTCCACGGCGGGGAGCATGGCGCCACCCTGCAGCGCGGGCGCGTCGGCGTCCTCCACGGGGCGGAAACCTATGTCCTGCAGGACGAGGACGGGCAGATATCGGACAGCTGGTCGGTGTCGGCGGGCCTAGATTATCCCGCCGTCGGCCCGGAGCACGCCCATCTCAAGGCCAGCGGCAGGGCCGATTATGTCGGCGCGACCGATACCGAGGCCCTCGACGCCTTCTCCCTTCTCGCGCGGCGCGAAGGCATCATCTGCGCCTTCGAATCCGCCCATGCTTTGGCGCATGCCCTGAAGATGGCGGAGGAGAAGAGCGGTCAGATCCTGGTCGTCAATCTTTCGGGGCGCGGCGACAAGGACATGGAACAGGCGCAACGCCTTTTGGAGCTGCCGCAATGAGCCGTTACGCCACGATGTTCGCCCGCGCGGCAGCCGAAGAGCGCTGCGCCTTCGGCGCCTTCGTCATGCTCGGCGATCCCGATCTCGACGCGAGCGCCGCGATCCTCGACGCGCTCGCCCGATCCGGCGCCGACATGTTGGAGGTCGGCATTCCCTTTTCCGATCCGGTGGCCGACGGGCCCGTCATCCAGGCGGCGGCGGACCGCGCGCTGCGGCGCGGCGTCCGGCCCGGCGACTGCCTCGACCTGCTGAAGGGGTTCAGGGCCCGCCACCCCGACGTGCCGGTCGGCATCCTGACTTACGCCAACATCCTGTTCGCCCGGGGCAAGGAGGACTTCTATCGCCGCGCCGCCAAAGCGGGGGTCGACAGCGTTCTCGTCGCCGACATTCCCGCGGCGGAAGCCGAGCCCTTCTCGGACGCCGCGCGGGCGGAGGGCATCGCGCCCATCCTGATCGCCGCGCCGAACACGCCGGACGGGACGCTGGAAAAGATCGCGCGGCTCAGCGACGGCTATACCTATTGCGTCGCGCGGTCGGGCGTGACCGGAGCGGGGCAGTCGATCGCACTCAACCACCGCGCCCTCTTCGATCGCCTGGAGGCGCTGGGCGCGCCGCCGCCGGTGCTCGGCTTCGGCCTGTCGCGGCCCGATCATGTCACGGCCGCGCGGTCGGAAGGCGCGGCGGGGGTGATATGCGGTTCGGCGCTCATCGCCCGTATCGCTGAATCGCCGGACGATCCCGGCGCCGCCGCCGCCGCATTCGCGCGGACCATGACGGCGCGCTAGATTCTTCGGCTATTGTCGCAGCCTTGCCGCATGCGTCATGGAAAACCCGGCGCAGCCAGGCGTTGTCCAAATGTGATAGCTTTTGACGCGCCCGCGAAAGGAACCGGACGATGAGTGTCGCATTTCGCCGCGAAAGCGATGAGGAGCATAAGGAACCGCGGTTCGAAATCCCGATTCCGGTGGGGCCCAATCTCGTCACCCCGAACGGCCTGGCGCAGATCGAAACGCGCGTGGCCGAGCTCGAGGCCAGGATCGCCAGCGATCAGGATGCGGCGGGGCTGGAGGAGACGAAGCGCGACCTGCGTTATTGGCGGACCCGCCTCGCCACCGCGCAAGTCGCGCCGCCGCCGCCCGAGGGCGAAGTCGGCTTCGGTTCGCGGGTCCGCCTTCGTCACGATGGCGCGGTGCGCGACATCGCGATCGTGGGGGACGACGAGGCCGATCCGTCGGCGGGCCTCATCTCCTTTTCCGCCCCGCTCGCCCGCGCGGTGATGGGCGCGTTCGCCGGGGAATATGTCGACTTTGCCGGCAAGGCCGAGGCGATCGAGATCGTGGAGATTGGCGCGATCTGAGCTTCAGGCCGCCAGTCCCTCCAGCGCTTCGCTCGCCTCCAGCCATTGCGCCTCGGCGGCTTCCAGCTGCCGCTCCACCTCCGCGCGCTTCTTCATCAATTCGGTCATCGTGAGCTTGGCGAGAGCGGCGTCAGCGCCGTCCGGATCGAACATCGCGCGGTCGATGGCGCTGCGCAGTTCGCCGAGCTTCGCCATTTCGGCCTCGGCCGCCTTCGTCTTCGACCGCAGCGCCTGGCCCTGCTCGCGCGCGGCGGCGGCCAGGCGCCGCTCGTCCTTGCGATTCCCCTTCGCCGGGCCCTTCGGCGCGCCCGTATCCCGGGCCAGCACCAGGGCGGTATAATCGTCCAGGCTGCCGTCGAACTCGCGCGCGGTGCCGCCGTCCACCAGCACCAGCCGATCCGCGATCAGCTCCAGCATATGCCGGTCGTGCGAGACCACCACCACGGCGCCGGAATAATCGTTCAGCGCTTGCACGAGCGCCTCGCGCGCATCGACGTCCAGATGGTTGGTCGGCTCGTCGAGGATCAGCAGGTGCGGCGCATCCCGGGTGATGAGCGCCAAAGCGAGCCGCGCGCGTTCGCCGCCGGACAATTTGCGCACCTCCGTCATCGCCTTGTCGCCGGAAAAGCCGAACCGGCCGAGTTGCGCGCGGACGGCGGCGGGCGTCGCCCCGGTCATCAGCCGCGCCATATGCTGGAACGGCGTGTCCGCCCCGTCCAGTTCCTCCACCTGATATTGGGTGAAATAACCGACCTTGAGCTTGCCGCTGCGGCTGACGTCGCCCTCCATCGGCGGAAGCTGCGCGGCGAGCAGCCGCGCGAGCGTCGTCTTGCCGTTGCCGTTGCGGCCGAGCAAGGCCACGCGGTCGTCGGGGTCGAGACGGAAGTTGAGGCGCGTCAGGATCGGCGTCTCGCCATAACCCGCCGCCGCCATGTCGAGCGTGACCAAGGGCGGTTTCAAGTCGTCGGGATTGGGAAAACCGAAGGACAGGCTGGGATCGTCCACCAGCTCGGCGATCGGAGTCATCCTGGCGAGCGCCTTGAGGCGGCTCTGCGCCTGCTTTGCCTTGCTCGCCTTCGCCCGCCAGCGATCGACGAAAGCCTGCAATTTCTCGCGCTGGGCGCTCTGCTTTTCGCGCGCCGCCGCCTGCTGCGCCTGGCGCTCGGCGCGCTGACACTCGAACGCGTCATAGCCGCCCGGATAGAGCGTCAGCGTGCCGCGATCGAGGTGGAGGATGTGATCGACGACATTGTTGAGGAAATCGCGCTCGTGGCTCACGACCAGGATGGTCGCGCGATAGCTTTTGAGGAAATCCTCCAACCACAGCACCGCTTCCAGGTCGAGGTGGTTGGACGGCTCGTCGAGGAGCAAAAGATCGGGGGCGGAGAAGAGGAGGGCGGCGAGCGCGACCCGCATTCGCCAGCCGCCGGAAAAGCTGTCGAGCGGCCGGTGCTGCATGTCCTCGTCGAAACCGAGGCCGACGAGGATGCGGGCGGCGCGGGAGGGCGCGGCATAAGCGTCGATCGCGTTCAGCCGCTCGTGAATTTCGCCCAGACGGTCCGGGTCGTCGCAGCCCGCCGATTCCGCGAGCAGCGCCGCGCGCTCGGTATCGGCGGCCAGTACCGTTTCGAACGGCGTGGCGGTTCCGCCCGGCGCGTCCTGCGCGATATAGCCGAGCCGCGCGCCCTTCGGCATGTCGGCAGAGCCTTCGTCGGGATCGAGCATGCCGGCGACGACGCGCATGAGGGTGGACTTGCCCGCGCCGTTCCGGCCGACGAGGCCGACCCGGCTGCGGGGCGGCAGCGCCGCCGTCGCCCCGTCGAGGATGGCGCGCCCGCCAAGGCGCACCGTGATTCCATTCAGGCTAAGCATGCGCGTGCGCCTACCATGAGAAGGGTTGCCCCAAAAGCAGTGTTGCACCCGGCCGGCACGAAACCTTTGGAAAGGGGCCCAACCGCGTTTCGCGCGGCAGCCCAGGGAACAAAAAGTTTCGATGGCCGATGTCCATCGATGGACGTCGCCACGCCGATCCGGAAACCCGCTGGCCCTGAATTTCGCCACGGGAATCGGCCTAAACAGGATCGAAGGAAGAGAGGTAGAGAACTATATGGGGTGGCGAGGAAACTGCATCGCGGTGGATTGGGGAACGACCAACCGCCGCGCCTATCTTCTCGACGGCGCCGGCCAGTTGATCGGGAAAATGGAAGACGATCTGGGCGTCCTGAGCGTTCCATGCGGCGGTTTTCCAGCGGCGGTGGCCGACATACAAAGCCGCTTCGGCCCCCATCCGGTGCTGCTCGCGGGAATGATCGGCTCCAATCGCGGCTGGATCGAAACGGCCTATGTCGCCTGCCCGGCCGGAATCGCCGATCTGGCGCCCGCGATCCGCTGGGTCGTCCCCGGCGAGATCGGCATCGTGCCCGGCCTGTCCTCCGGCGAGGGCGCCCCGGCGGATGTCATGCGGGGCGAGGAAGTCCAGGCGCTGGGCGCGGTCGCGGCGGGCCTGGTGCCGCGCGACGCCCTGCTCTGCCACCCCGGCACCCATTGCAAATGGATGGTTCTGGAAGACGGGCGGATCGCGCGCTTCCGCACGATGATGACCGGAGAGATGTTCAGCCTCCTCAAAAACGGCAGCATTCTGTCGCCGCAGCTGGGCGGCACGATCGCGGCGAACCCGTCTTTTATCGCGGGCGCGACGGAGGGACTCCAAGGCGGCGACCTTCTCTCCGGCCTCTTTTCCATCCGCGCGCGCTATGTTCTTGGCCGGCCGGATGAGGGGGCCGCATCCTTTGCGAGCGGCCTGCTGATCGGAAGCGACGTGCGGGGCGGGCTCGCGTTCGACGGGCCGGGGCCGGTCGCCCTGGTCGGCCGGCCGGACCTGTGCGCGCTTTACGCCCGGGTGCTGGAACGGGCCGGACGCGAAGCCATTGAAGTGGATGGCGCGGCCGCGTTCCGCGCCGGTATTCATGCCTTGAGGGAGATGTTGTGATGGACGCCCTGGACCAATTCCGCGCCCTTTTTTCGGCCTGCCCCTTGATCGCGATCATTCGCGGCGTCCGGCCAGACGAGGCAGAAGCGATCGGCGGCGCGCTCATCGACGCGGGGATCCGCATCATCGAAGTGCCGCTCAATTCGCCCGATCCCCTGGAGAGCATCAGGCGCCTGTCCGCCGCGTTCGGCGAGACCGCCTTGATCGGCGCCGGAACGGTGCTGCGGCCGGGGCAGGTCGCCGAGGTGGCGGCGGCGGGCGGGCGGATCATCGTGTCGCCGTCCACCGACCCGTCCGTCATCCGGGCCAGCGTCGAAGCGGGGCTGGTCTCGGCCCCGGGCTATTTCACGCCGAGCGAGGCCTTCGCCGCGCTCGGCGCGGGCGCGCATGTGCTGAAGCTGTTCCCGGCCGAGGCCGCCTCTCCCGCGATGGTCAAGGCGCAGCGCGCCGTGCTGCCGAAGGACGTGCCGCTGGTTGTCGTCGGCGGCGTGAAGCCGGATAATATGGCCCCCTATCGCAATGCGGGCGCCGACGGCTTCGGCCTGGGTTCGGCCCTGTACAGCCCCGGCCAGACCGCCGGCGATGCCGGGCGGCAGGCGGCGGCCTTCGTCGCGGCCCTAAGCTGATGTCCATCCGCATCGCCATCATCGGTTACGGCAAGATCGCGCAGGATCAGCACATGCCCGCGATCCTTGCCAACCCGGATTTCGAAATCGTCGCGACAGCCAGTCCTCATCCCCACCCGGAAGCGCCGGGGCAGGCGTTCGGCACGCACGGGGCGTTGATCGCGGGGATGGCCGGGCGGCTCGATGCGGTCGCGATCTGCACGCCCCCTGCGGCCCGCTACGCGATCGCGCGCGATGCCCTTGATGCGGGGCTCCACGTCCTTCTCGAAAAGCCGCCAGCCGCGACGCTTGGCGAAATCCAGCACCTCGAGGCGCTGGCCGGGCAGAGCCGCCGCACCCTGTTCACCGCCTGGCACGCGCAGCACAATCCCGCGGTGGACGCGGCCCGCGCGCTGCTGGCGGGCAAGGTCGTGACCGCCTTTCACATCCACTGGTTCGAGGATGTGCGCAAATGGCATCCCGGCCAGGAGTGGATCTGGGAGCCGGGCGGGTTCGGCGTCTTCGATCCGGGCATCAACGCCCTTTCGATCGCGACGCGCATCCTGCCCGTTCCGCTGTTCGTGCGGGCGGCGACGTTGCGCTTTCCGTCCAACCGCCAGACGCCGATCGCCGCCAGCCTGACCTTCGCGAGCGAGAGGGGCGCGTTCGGGGCGGAACTCGACTGGCGCTACACGGAGGGCGAGAGATGGACGATCCGCGCCGAAACGGCGGACGGCGGCGTGATCGAGCTGCATGACGGCGGCGCGACCCTGCTGGTGAATGGGGAGCGGCGGGCGTTCGGCGGAGCGGGCGAATACCGGTCCATCTATGAACGGTTCGCGGCGCTCATTCGAACGGGCCAAAGCGATGTCGACAGCGATCCCTTGCGGATCGTCGCCGACGCCTATCTGGCGGGCCGGCGGGAGCTCGTCGAGCCTTTCGCCTGAACCTTAAGGAACGCCGATCGCCGAAAAGCGGAACAGGATCAGGTTCCGGTAAGTCTGGCCGGGCTCGAGCCGCACCGAGCCGAATTCCGGACGGTTCGGCGTATCGGGAAACATTTGCGGTTCCAGCGCGATCGCGTCGCCCTGGCGGTAGAGCTTGCCGCCCTTGCCGACAATTGTCCCGTCCAGGAAATTGCCGGAATAGAATTGCAGGCCGGGCTGGGTCGAGAGCACTTCCAGAACACGTCCCGATTTCGGTTCCTCGACCCGGGCAAGGAGCCGCGGCGCCGCGGCGATATGGCGATCGACCACCCAATTATGGTCGTAGCCGCGCCCAAAGCGGATTTGTTCGTCCGATGCATCGCGGACGCGCGCGCCGACGGCGATGGGCTTGCGGAAATCGAACGCCGTTCCGCCGACCAGGCGGAATTCGCCGGTGGGAATGGCGGTGGCGTCGGTCGGCAGATAATGATCGGCGGGAATGGTGAGCAGATGCCCCATCGCGCCATCCGCCGATCCTTCGCCCGCGAGATTCCAATAAGCATGGTTGGACAGGTTGACGATCGTCGTCCTGTCGGTGGTCGCGCCATAGTCGACGGCGAGAACATTGTTTTCGTCCAGCGAATAAGTCGCCGTGACAGTGAGCGTACCGGGATAGCCCTGATCGCCGTCCGGGCTGACATGGCGCAGGGTCACGCTTTGCCGCGCGCCCCGCGTCACGGAGATTATCGTCCAGAGCGCCTTGTCGAAACCCGTGGTGCCGCCGTGCAGCGAATTGGGGCCGTTGTTGACGGGCAGGAGGAAGGGCTTCCCGTCGAGCGTGAAGCGGCCCTGGGCGATGCGATTGGCGACGCGGCCGACGGTCGCGCCGAAATATTCGGAGCCGGCGAGATAGCCGTCGAGGGTCGGATAGCCCAGGGCGACGTCCGCTTTGCCGCCGTCGCGGTCCGGCACGATGACGGACTGAATGGCCGCGCCAAAGGTGATGATGCGGACCTCGACGCCATTGCCGTTGGTGAGCGTGACCGCTTCCACGACCCGCCCGTCCGGCAGCTTTCCGAATGCGGCGCGCCTCACATCCGCAGCTTTCATTCCGGATCCTTCCTTCCAAACCGATGGGCCATGGGGCGCAGTTTTTCGCCTTTCAGCCCTGGAACGGCATGTCGGCCAGTCCGGTTGCGCCGGGCTTCCATGAAAAGAGCCCGCCCGCTTGCGGTTGCCCGGCCAGGTCTTCCGCCGATAATCCGATGCGCGCCGACGTGACGAACAGGCGGTCCAGGCCCTCGCCGCCAAAGGCGCAACTGGTCGGCCGCTGCACCGGAAGCGCGATCGTCGCCATCACGTCTCCCCCCGGCGACAGGCGGCGGACGCACCAGCCATCCCAAAAGGCGATCCACAAACAACCTTGCGCATCGACGGTCATG containing:
- a CDS encoding ABC-F family ATP-binding cassette domain-containing protein, with amino-acid sequence MLSLNGITVRLGGRAILDGATAALPPRSRVGLVGRNGAGKSTLMRVVAGMLDPDEGSADMPKGARLGYIAQDAPGGTATPFETVLAADTERAALLAESAGCDDPDRLGEIHERLNAIDAYAAPSRAARILVGLGFDEDMQHRPLDSFSGGWRMRVALAALLFSAPDLLLLDEPSNHLDLEAVLWLEDFLKSYRATILVVSHERDFLNNVVDHILHLDRGTLTLYPGGYDAFECQRAERQAQQAAAREKQSAQREKLQAFVDRWRAKASKAKQAQSRLKALARMTPIAELVDDPSLSFGFPNPDDLKPPLVTLDMAAAGYGETPILTRLNFRLDPDDRVALLGRNGNGKTTLARLLAAQLPPMEGDVSRSGKLKVGYFTQYQVEELDGADTPFQHMARLMTGATPAAVRAQLGRFGFSGDKAMTEVRKLSGGERARLALALITRDAPHLLILDEPTNHLDVDAREALVQALNDYSGAVVVVSHDRHMLELIADRLVLVDGGTAREFDGSLDDYTALVLARDTGAPKGPAKGNRKDERRLAAAAREQGQALRSKTKAAEAEMAKLGELRSAIDRAMFDPDGADAALAKLTMTELMKKRAEVERQLEAAEAQWLEASEALEGLAA
- the aroF gene encoding 3-deoxy-7-phosphoheptulonate synthase; this translates as MIIVLKPGASPEAAQNILARIADAGLKPLHMPGSERVVLGALGDERVLAGLSLEGDPSVESVKPVLAPYKLASRELHPYDTIVRIGGVAFGGAAFRVIAGPCAVESREQLRNSAAAVQRSGACALRAGAYKPRTSPYGFSGHGPEGLQILRDIGDETGLPVVTEIMDTADLDLVAEKADALQIGARNMQNFALLRAVGKSGKPVVLKRGMSARIEELLLAAEYLLAAGNDQVILCERGIRTFETATRNTLDLNAIPYLKQRSHLPVLVDPSHGTGIRDLVTPMALAAAACGADGILVEVHENPAAALSDGAQSLYPDQFQALMDSLAPIVRAVGRQL
- the trpCF gene encoding bifunctional indole-3-glycerol-phosphate synthase TrpC/phosphoribosylanthranilate isomerase TrpF, whose translation is MRDPGGVLGKIVARKAIDVAARLGGADIGALRARAVPTTKNLGAALARPGARFIMEVKRHSPSRGVLRHAVDPAAMARAYSGAADAISVLTDTPFFGGSLDDLRAVRAVFSGPILAKDFVIDPRQVVEARLNGADAVLAMLSVLDDDEAAAIMAEAARLNMSVLVETHDEAEVARAVALGARIIGINNRDLTSMTTDLAVTERLAPLIPADRLVVSESGIEDRADALRLGGLCDAFLVGSSLMAAPNPGLAARELAFGRVKICGLTNTRDATAAAIAGAAYGGIILATGSPRVVSRNVGERIARRVREGGAEAVAVFQNHDIGFVSETAHAMQAAAVQLHGGEDEAYVQALRKRLPGHVELWGAAGVAGSLPRPRPGFDRTLYDTQIGVRTGGTGMPFDWRHLEGRDLGRDVLAGGIRPANVRRAARYGAYAIDIGSGVEAAPGRKDPAKLTALFAALRIPSRGEDQC
- the trpA gene encoding tryptophan synthase subunit alpha, whose translation is MSRYATMFARAAAEERCAFGAFVMLGDPDLDASAAILDALARSGADMLEVGIPFSDPVADGPVIQAAADRALRRGVRPGDCLDLLKGFRARHPDVPVGILTYANILFARGKEDFYRRAAKAGVDSVLVADIPAAEAEPFSDAARAEGIAPILIAAPNTPDGTLEKIARLSDGYTYCVARSGVTGAGQSIALNHRALFDRLEALGAPPPVLGFGLSRPDHVTAARSEGAAGVICGSALIARIAESPDDPGAAAAAFARTMTAR
- the trpB gene encoding tryptophan synthase subunit beta, whose product is MLMSGRFGAFGGMYVPEILMPALEELEAAFLAAREDAGFQAELSRLLCTYAGRPTPLTLCRNLGGEGTRIYLKREDLLHGGAHKTNQVLAQGLLAKRMGKSRIIAETGAGQHGVATALAGALFGLETRIYMGAHDVERQKLNVFRMRLMGAEVVPVTAGGQTLKDAVNEALRDWTASFGDTHYLLGTVAGPHPFPFMVREFQRIIGAEARAQILKEEGRLPDAVIASVGGGSNAIGIFTDFVDDPGVRLIGVEAAGKGLHGGEHGATLQRGRVGVLHGAETYVLQDEDGQISDSWSVSAGLDYPAVGPEHAHLKASGRADYVGATDTEALDAFSLLARREGIICAFESAHALAHALKMAEEKSGQILVVNLSGRGDKDMEQAQRLLELPQ
- a CDS encoding GreA/GreB family elongation factor; translation: MSVAFRRESDEEHKEPRFEIPIPVGPNLVTPNGLAQIETRVAELEARIASDQDAAGLEETKRDLRYWRTRLATAQVAPPPPEGEVGFGSRVRLRHDGAVRDIAIVGDDEADPSAGLISFSAPLARAVMGAFAGEYVDFAGKAEAIEIVEIGAI
- the trpD gene encoding anthranilate phosphoribosyltransferase, with product MQTLTAPLPTAPVSALLARLRDGRALTADDAETLFAALAGGRLDEADIETLLVSLRRKGETAEELIGAARALRDAALPFERPDYLFADTCGTGGDGTGTINVSTAVAFVAASAGLPIVKHGNRSVTSRCGSADVLEQLGVRLDPSPAVSRRALDETGICFLLAPLYHPGLAHAAPVRRRLKCRTIMNALGPCLNPARPPVQLLGVSEPGLMQPVAATLAALGVRSALVVHGAGMDEVALHRPSDAIRLTDGKTECFTIDPAELGLEPTPLAAVEGGSPEENAARLKALLSGGGGEAEKRIVALNCGALLAAAGVAFDLRSGYALAADALASGAPYQTLLAFAEATHA